One Gemmatimonadaceae bacterium DNA window includes the following coding sequences:
- a CDS encoding protein kinase: MTSDLRSRLQTTLGDGYTIERELGGGGMARVFLAIETGLARTVVVKILAPELAAEVSAERFAREVKVAARLQQANIVPLLSAGESNGLAWYSMPYVRGESLRTRLAASEPVSLTDAVNILRDVARALAFAHGEGVVHRDIKPENILLSGGAAVVTDFGIAKAITTSRTHDGAGPTITQMGAAIGTPAYMAPEQIAGDPGVDHRADLYAWGVVAWELIAGRHPFSGRTSAQAVLAAHLTEACPSLTTIRSNVPPALASLVARCLEKDPSRRPQSATELLSALDQVGSTSGSAPSMTRSSRFSARTLAIAAAIVVVLGTSAWLMARKTSGSARPAGYKSLAVLPFGSREGDTANAYFAEGMADELTTELAKVGGLRLAATSSAAAYRNKAADVREVGKSLNVAAVLQGTVRREGGRIRVSAQLSDAADGLLVWSNSYEREVKDVFAVQDELTRDIVGALRVKLAGSATPGEAGAKRDTTDFETYDVYLRALHLLRQRGTRVMGSIPYFRQALARDSSYARAWSELGEAYCVLPLYSAVRVDSVLPLGRSAIARAHALDPSDANAYAAEGFCDMLAIRPREAQVAFDRALSLDSGNVLANRARWSALESAGQTDAAVDAARRTARFDPLDATSAWVGAQVMLVAKRYDEGIAMAQRSVELDSGANNPARLVHALILHATNDNDGARKLLGASAVISPQILPWRGYLIAVTGDRVGAKTFIDQREAVRGHDSFTNLTIAWTYLGVGDTTRALDALEQAVRAREPLPFSVPFSMPAYDPLRRSTRFAAVIKGYGMDPAAFGVATSGPK; encoded by the coding sequence ATGACCTCCGACCTGCGCTCTCGACTCCAGACCACGCTCGGCGACGGCTACACGATCGAGCGTGAGCTGGGCGGCGGCGGAATGGCGCGCGTCTTTCTCGCGATCGAAACCGGTCTCGCGCGCACCGTCGTCGTCAAGATTCTCGCGCCGGAGCTGGCCGCCGAGGTCAGCGCGGAGCGCTTCGCGCGCGAGGTGAAGGTGGCCGCGCGGCTCCAGCAGGCGAACATCGTCCCCCTACTCAGCGCCGGCGAATCGAATGGCCTGGCGTGGTACTCGATGCCGTACGTGCGCGGCGAGTCGCTTCGCACGCGGCTGGCGGCGAGTGAGCCGGTGTCGTTGACCGACGCGGTGAACATCCTGCGCGACGTGGCCCGCGCGCTCGCGTTCGCGCACGGGGAGGGCGTCGTCCATCGCGACATCAAGCCGGAAAACATTCTGCTCTCGGGCGGCGCCGCGGTCGTCACGGACTTCGGAATCGCCAAGGCGATCACGACGTCGCGTACGCACGACGGGGCAGGACCGACGATCACCCAGATGGGTGCCGCAATCGGCACGCCGGCGTACATGGCGCCTGAGCAAATCGCGGGAGATCCGGGCGTGGATCACCGCGCGGATCTCTATGCGTGGGGCGTCGTGGCGTGGGAGCTGATCGCCGGACGACATCCGTTTTCCGGCAGGACGAGCGCTCAGGCCGTTCTCGCCGCGCATTTGACCGAGGCGTGCCCTTCGCTCACGACGATTCGTTCAAACGTTCCACCCGCGCTCGCGTCGCTCGTCGCGCGCTGCCTCGAAAAGGATCCGTCGCGACGGCCGCAATCGGCGACTGAACTGCTTTCCGCGCTCGACCAAGTCGGATCGACGAGCGGCTCCGCGCCCTCGATGACGCGGTCCAGCCGATTCTCCGCGCGAACCCTCGCGATCGCGGCCGCGATCGTAGTCGTCCTTGGAACGAGCGCCTGGCTGATGGCGCGAAAAACATCGGGCTCCGCGAGGCCGGCGGGCTATAAGTCGCTCGCCGTTCTTCCATTCGGATCGCGCGAGGGCGACACCGCGAACGCGTATTTCGCCGAAGGCATGGCCGACGAGCTCACCACCGAGCTCGCGAAGGTCGGCGGGCTTCGACTCGCCGCGACGAGCTCCGCGGCCGCCTATCGCAACAAGGCGGCAGACGTCCGCGAGGTCGGCAAGTCACTCAACGTCGCCGCGGTGCTGCAGGGCACCGTTCGTCGAGAGGGTGGCCGAATCCGCGTGTCGGCACAGCTGTCCGACGCGGCCGACGGACTGCTCGTGTGGAGCAACAGCTACGAGCGCGAGGTGAAGGATGTGTTCGCCGTGCAGGACGAGTTGACGCGGGACATCGTCGGCGCATTGCGTGTGAAACTCGCGGGCAGCGCCACACCGGGGGAAGCCGGCGCCAAGCGAGATACCACCGATTTCGAGACGTACGACGTCTATCTTCGCGCGCTCCACCTCCTGCGTCAGCGTGGAACGAGAGTCATGGGGTCGATTCCCTATTTTCGCCAAGCGCTCGCGCGCGACTCTTCGTACGCCCGGGCATGGTCCGAGCTCGGCGAAGCGTATTGCGTCCTTCCCTTGTATAGCGCCGTGCGCGTGGACTCGGTTCTCCCGCTCGGGCGTTCAGCCATCGCGCGAGCGCACGCGCTGGATCCATCGGACGCCAACGCGTACGCCGCCGAGGGATTCTGCGACATGTTGGCGATTCGCCCACGCGAGGCCCAGGTCGCGTTCGACCGAGCGCTGAGCCTCGACTCCGGCAACGTGCTGGCGAACCGCGCGCGCTGGTCGGCGCTGGAGTCGGCGGGTCAGACCGATGCAGCCGTCGACGCGGCCCGTCGGACGGCTCGTTTCGATCCGTTGGATGCGACGTCCGCATGGGTCGGCGCTCAGGTGATGCTCGTCGCGAAGCGATACGACGAGGGCATCGCCATGGCTCAGCGCTCGGTGGAGCTCGACTCGGGCGCGAACAATCCCGCCCGGTTGGTCCACGCTCTCATTCTGCACGCGACGAACGACAACGATGGCGCTCGCAAACTGTTGGGCGCGTCTGCCGTCATCTCGCCGCAGATTCTGCCCTGGCGAGGGTATTTGATCGCGGTGACGGGCGACCGGGTTGGCGCGAAGACATTCATCGATCAACGCGAGGCGGTTCGAGGACACGACAGCTTCACCAACCTCACGATTGCCTGGACCTATTTGGGCGTCGGAGACACGACTCGGGCCCTCGATGCGCTCGAGCAGGCGGTGCGCGCCCGCGAGCCGCTGCCGTTCTCCGTTCCGTTCAGCATGCCGGCCTACGACCCGCTCCGTCGCAGCACGCGATTCGCGGCGGTGATCAAAGGCTATGGCATGGATCCGGCGGCGTTTGGCGTCGCGACGAGCGGGCCGAAATAG
- a CDS encoding DUF4397 domain-containing protein, translating to MRILTLVSIATFAAAAACSSDTAAPTCCTTGAPSLRVVNAITSPVDVLIDGSVAISSLAPGTIGTAAAPSGSHSLILRATQLAASTPRSITTTDGSVATVAVVLTASGTVQGAVLDDTNSVVPAGATKVRVLHLAPNAGTIQVYRTQPDFPTPVDWQFPFNYQSDPTPISAPFVQSTVGTWEIRVWQTPADSSGWANAPIKITIPLASGEKKTVMILDKPGGGIRYELM from the coding sequence ATGCGCATACTCACCCTCGTTTCCATCGCGACGTTCGCCGCCGCTGCCGCTTGCAGCAGCGACACCGCGGCCCCGACTTGCTGCACGACCGGCGCTCCATCGCTGCGCGTCGTCAACGCGATCACGAGTCCGGTCGATGTGTTGATCGACGGCAGCGTCGCGATCTCGTCGCTCGCGCCCGGCACGATCGGAACCGCCGCCGCGCCTTCGGGCAGCCACTCCCTGATACTACGCGCCACGCAGCTCGCCGCGTCGACACCGCGCTCCATCACGACGACAGACGGCTCGGTCGCGACGGTCGCCGTCGTGCTCACGGCGAGCGGCACGGTACAAGGCGCGGTCCTCGATGACACCAACAGCGTGGTGCCCGCCGGTGCCACGAAGGTCCGCGTGCTCCATCTCGCGCCGAACGCGGGCACGATTCAGGTCTACCGCACGCAGCCCGATTTCCCGACGCCGGTCGACTGGCAGTTTCCGTTCAACTATCAATCCGACCCGACGCCGATCAGCGCGCCGTTTGTTCAGAGCACCGTCGGCACCTGGGAGATCCGCGTCTGGCAAACGCCCGCGGATTCCTCCGGATGGGCCAACGCGCCGATCAAGATCACGATTCCTCTCGCCAGCGGCGAAAAGAAAACCGTGATGATCCTCGACAAGCCGGGCGGCGGGATCAGGTACGAGCTGATGTGA